A genome region from Alistipes dispar includes the following:
- the pepE gene encoding dipeptidase PepE produces the protein MKLLLISNSTNAGEEYLRYPLPEIGRFLQGVREIVFVPYAAVTFSYAEYERRVQARFAELGIRVRSVHRAGDPAAFVRRAEAICVGGGNTFALARKMQQQGLMQAILRRIRAGVPYVGWSAGSNVCCPTISTTNDMPIVQPESFRAIGAVKFQINPHYLDANPAGHAGETREQRIREYIEANPRRWVAGLREGCMLRYDGGRLELIGGRPMRMFRKGVEPFEVEPGGDLSFLL, from the coding sequence ATGAAATTACTTCTCATCTCCAATTCGACCAACGCCGGGGAGGAATACCTGCGTTATCCGCTGCCCGAAATCGGACGCTTCCTGCAGGGCGTGCGCGAAATCGTCTTCGTGCCCTACGCCGCGGTCACCTTCTCCTACGCCGAATACGAACGCAGGGTGCAGGCGCGTTTCGCCGAGCTAGGCATCCGCGTCCGCTCGGTGCACCGGGCCGGGGATCCCGCAGCGTTCGTCCGCCGGGCCGAAGCGATCTGCGTGGGCGGCGGCAACACCTTCGCGCTGGCCAGAAAGATGCAGCAGCAGGGGCTGATGCAGGCCATCCTGCGCCGGATCAGGGCAGGCGTGCCCTACGTCGGCTGGTCGGCCGGCAGCAACGTCTGCTGCCCGACGATCTCGACCACGAACGACATGCCGATCGTCCAGCCCGAATCGTTCCGGGCCATCGGAGCGGTGAAGTTCCAGATCAACCCCCACTACCTCGACGCCAATCCCGCGGGACACGCCGGGGAGACGCGCGAGCAGCGCATCCGCGAATACATCGAGGCCAACCCGCGCCGCTGGGTGGCCGGGCTGCGCGAAGGGTGCATGCTGCGTTACGACGGCGGACGGCTGGAACTGATCGGAGGACGGCCGATGCGGATGTTCCGCAAGGGCGTCGAACCGTTCGAAGTGGAACCGGGCGGAGACCTTTCATTCTTATTATAA
- the def gene encoding peptide deformylase, giving the protein MIYPIVIYGDEVLRKRCREIGPDYPEVKKLAEDMFLTLEEAEGVGLAAPQIGKDIRLFIVDCTPWAEDDPSCADYKRAFLNPEIYEYSAEKKTYNEGCLSFPGIHADVPRSLSIRMRYMDTDFVEHDEEFTGLKAWVIQHEYDHIEGVVFTDRVAPLRRQLLKGKLLNLAKGKYRCGYKTR; this is encoded by the coding sequence ATGATTTATCCGATTGTCATATACGGGGACGAGGTGCTGCGCAAGCGCTGCCGGGAGATCGGTCCCGACTACCCCGAAGTGAAGAAACTCGCCGAGGACATGTTCCTCACGCTCGAAGAGGCCGAAGGCGTCGGGCTGGCCGCGCCGCAGATCGGCAAGGACATCCGCCTGTTCATCGTGGACTGCACGCCGTGGGCCGAGGACGACCCTTCGTGCGCCGACTACAAACGGGCCTTTCTGAATCCCGAGATTTACGAGTACTCGGCCGAGAAGAAGACCTACAACGAGGGCTGCCTCTCGTTTCCCGGCATCCATGCCGACGTGCCGCGCTCGCTCTCGATCCGGATGCGCTACATGGATACCGATTTCGTGGAGCACGACGAGGAGTTCACGGGGCTGAAGGCGTGGGTCATCCAGCACGAGTACGACCATATCGAGGGTGTGGTCTTCACGGACCGCGTCGCGCCGCTGCGCCGTCAGTTGCTCAAGGGCAAGCTGCTCAATCTGGCCAAGGGCAAGTATCGCTGCGGATACAAGACCCGGTAG
- the rnc gene encoding ribonuclease III, whose product MRPWRRNFGPDKAYYRIIDDLFGFVPHNIELYKLALVHKSASLVLEDGRSINNERLEYLGDAVIEAVTSDYIFIEYPDRDEGFMTKLRSKIVSRQSLNGLAVKLGLDAHVISANGAGIAQKHIYGDAFEAMMGAVYLDQGYDFVNRLLINRIYFGLLDLEELTESENDFKSRLIEWCQKNRHKVSFRTGFDKEAAPNHPVFHCTVLVDGMEVGHGAGDSKKEAEQHAAFSVSQYMTDEQCASLLDKVDRLTGTK is encoded by the coding sequence CTGCGTCCGTGGAGACGGAATTTCGGGCCCGACAAGGCGTATTACAGGATTATCGACGATTTGTTCGGATTCGTTCCGCACAATATCGAACTCTACAAGCTGGCTTTGGTTCACAAGTCAGCTTCTTTGGTTTTGGAGGACGGCCGTTCGATCAACAACGAGCGGCTCGAATACCTGGGCGATGCCGTGATCGAGGCCGTCACTTCGGACTATATCTTCATCGAATACCCCGACCGCGACGAAGGGTTCATGACCAAGCTGCGCTCGAAGATCGTTTCGCGGCAGTCGCTCAACGGACTGGCGGTGAAGCTGGGACTCGACGCGCACGTGATTTCGGCCAACGGCGCTGGAATCGCCCAAAAGCATATCTACGGCGACGCTTTCGAGGCGATGATGGGGGCGGTCTATCTGGATCAGGGGTACGATTTCGTCAATCGGCTGCTGATCAACCGCATCTACTTCGGACTGCTCGACCTCGAGGAGCTCACCGAATCGGAGAACGACTTCAAGAGCCGCCTGATCGAGTGGTGTCAGAAGAACCGCCACAAGGTCTCGTTCCGCACGGGCTTCGACAAGGAGGCGGCTCCGAACCACCCGGTGTTCCACTGTACGGTGCTGGTGGACGGCATGGAGGTCGGCCACGGTGCGGGCGACTCGAAGAAGGAGGCCGAGCAGCATGCGGCCTTCTCCGTGTCGCAGTACATGACCGACGAGCAGTGCGCCTCGCTGCTCGACAAGGTGGACCGGCTGACGGGGACGAAATGA
- a CDS encoding glycine--tRNA ligase, with amino-acid sequence MTQEELFKKLVAHCKEYGFVFPSSEIYDGLAAVYDYGQNGVELKNNIKRYWWDSMVKLHENIVGIDAAIFMHPKTWEASGHVSAFNDPLIDNRDSKKRYRADVLIEEWIAKQDEKVEKEVEKARKRFGEAFDEAKYRETSPRVAETLARRNAVHGRFAEAMNANDLAGLRQIILDCEIACPVSGTRNWTDVRQFNLMFSTQMGSTAEGASTIYLRPETAQGIFVNFLNVQKTGRMKLPFGIAQIGKAFRNEIVARQFIFRMREFEQMEMQFFVRPGTEMEWWNRWKETRMAWHRALGFGDDNYRFHDHEKLAHYANAATDIEYNFPFGFKEVEGIHSRTDFDLGNHQKFSGRKIQYFDPETGESYVPYVVETSIGVDRMFLQVMSAAYTEETLDGGDSRVVLRLPAALAPVKVAVLPLVKKDGMPEVAQRIVDELKYDYNVIYDEKDSVGKRYRRQDAIGTPFCVTVDGQTLEDGTVTVRHRDSMEQERVQIEALPSLVEKECSYRRLFGKLNL; translated from the coding sequence ATGACGCAGGAAGAACTTTTCAAGAAGCTGGTCGCCCACTGCAAGGAGTACGGGTTCGTGTTTCCTTCGAGCGAGATCTACGACGGTCTGGCCGCCGTTTATGACTACGGGCAGAACGGCGTGGAGCTGAAGAACAATATCAAGCGCTACTGGTGGGATTCGATGGTCAAGCTGCACGAGAACATCGTGGGCATCGACGCCGCCATTTTCATGCATCCCAAAACCTGGGAGGCTTCGGGCCACGTGTCGGCGTTCAACGACCCGCTGATCGACAACAGGGATTCGAAGAAGCGCTACCGTGCCGACGTGCTCATCGAGGAGTGGATCGCCAAACAGGACGAGAAGGTGGAGAAGGAGGTCGAGAAGGCCCGCAAGCGTTTCGGCGAGGCGTTCGACGAGGCGAAGTACCGCGAGACCTCGCCCCGCGTGGCGGAGACGCTCGCCCGCCGGAATGCCGTGCACGGGCGTTTTGCCGAGGCGATGAACGCCAACGACCTTGCCGGGCTGCGGCAGATCATCCTCGACTGCGAGATCGCCTGCCCCGTTTCCGGGACGCGCAACTGGACCGACGTGCGGCAGTTCAACCTCATGTTCTCGACGCAGATGGGTTCGACGGCCGAAGGGGCCTCGACGATATACCTGCGGCCCGAGACGGCGCAGGGCATTTTCGTCAATTTCCTCAATGTCCAGAAAACGGGCCGCATGAAGCTGCCGTTCGGTATCGCGCAGATCGGCAAGGCGTTCCGCAACGAGATCGTGGCCCGGCAGTTCATCTTCCGCATGCGCGAGTTCGAGCAGATGGAGATGCAGTTCTTCGTGCGCCCCGGGACCGAGATGGAGTGGTGGAACCGCTGGAAGGAGACGCGCATGGCATGGCACCGCGCGCTGGGCTTCGGCGACGACAACTACCGTTTCCACGACCACGAGAAACTGGCGCACTACGCCAATGCCGCCACGGACATCGAGTATAACTTCCCGTTCGGCTTCAAGGAGGTCGAGGGCATCCACTCGCGCACGGATTTCGACCTGGGCAACCACCAGAAGTTCTCGGGCCGGAAGATCCAGTACTTCGACCCGGAGACGGGCGAGAGCTACGTGCCCTATGTCGTGGAGACGTCGATCGGCGTGGACCGCATGTTCCTGCAGGTCATGTCGGCGGCCTATACCGAGGAGACGCTCGACGGCGGCGATTCGCGCGTCGTGCTGCGTCTGCCCGCCGCGCTGGCGCCGGTGAAGGTGGCCGTGCTGCCGCTGGTCAAAAAGGACGGCATGCCCGAGGTGGCGCAGCGGATCGTCGATGAGCTGAAATACGATTACAACGTCATCTACGACGAGAAGGACTCCGTGGGCAAGCGCTACCGCCGTCAGGACGCCATCGGCACGCCGTTCTGCGTGACCGTGGACGGGCAGACGCTCGAGGACGGCACGGTGACGGTCCGCCACCGCGATTCGATGGAGCAGGAGCGCGTGCAGATCGAGGCGCTGCCGTCGCTCGTCGAGAAGGAGTGCTCGTACCGCAGGCTGTTCGGAAAGCTGAATCTGTAA
- the ruvX gene encoding Holliday junction resolvase RuvX: MGRILAIDYGTKRTGIAVSDPLRLIAGGLETVPTRELERWLADYFAREEVSTIVVGKPARMDGTPSETWRFIEPLAARLRRAWPDKEVVFYDERFTSVLAHRAMRDSGIGRMARRDKALVDKISATIILQGYMESAASR, translated from the coding sequence GTGGGACGCATTCTCGCCATAGACTACGGGACGAAGCGCACGGGAATCGCCGTGAGCGACCCCCTGCGCCTGATCGCCGGAGGACTGGAGACCGTGCCGACCCGGGAGCTGGAGCGGTGGCTGGCGGACTATTTCGCCCGCGAGGAGGTCTCCACGATCGTCGTGGGCAAGCCTGCGCGGATGGACGGCACGCCTTCGGAGACGTGGCGTTTCATCGAGCCGCTGGCCGCGCGCCTGCGCCGGGCCTGGCCCGACAAGGAGGTGGTCTTCTACGACGAACGTTTCACGTCGGTGCTGGCGCATCGTGCGATGCGCGACAGCGGTATCGGCCGGATGGCCCGCCGCGACAAGGCGCTGGTGGACAAAATATCGGCGACGATCATCCTCCAGGGCTATATGGAATCCGCCGCCTCCCGCTGA
- a CDS encoding prephenate dehydrogenase, with amino-acid sequence MIAMIAGLGLIGGSFALALRDRALAEEILGVEKSPEIAEEAMRLGLADRIVEFEEGIAEADLVVLATPVDTIPIMAVKALNRATDRQVVMDMGSIKGELCEVVSMHARRGRFVAAHPMWGTEYSGPKAAQRGAFSGRITVLCDTERSDADAVALVERIFRTLECPLVYMDPEEHDLHAAYVSHISHVTSFALALTVLEKEREERHIFDLAGGGFESTVRLAKSAAGTWVPILLRNKYNVLDVLREHIHQLQIMRRMIERDDAEGLTEAMQRANSIQRILR; translated from the coding sequence ATGATAGCGATGATAGCGGGCCTGGGCCTCATCGGAGGCTCGTTCGCCCTGGCGTTGCGCGACCGTGCGCTCGCCGAAGAGATTCTCGGCGTGGAGAAATCGCCGGAAATCGCCGAGGAGGCGATGCGGCTGGGTCTCGCGGACCGGATCGTGGAATTCGAAGAGGGAATCGCCGAGGCCGACCTGGTGGTGCTGGCCACCCCCGTGGACACCATTCCGATCATGGCCGTCAAGGCGCTCAACCGCGCGACGGACAGGCAGGTGGTCATGGACATGGGGTCGATCAAGGGCGAGTTGTGCGAGGTCGTCTCGATGCACGCCCGCCGCGGACGTTTCGTCGCCGCCCATCCGATGTGGGGCACGGAGTACAGCGGTCCGAAGGCCGCACAGCGGGGCGCCTTCTCGGGCCGGATCACCGTATTGTGCGACACGGAGCGCAGCGACGCCGACGCGGTGGCCCTCGTGGAGCGGATCTTCCGGACGCTGGAATGCCCGCTCGTGTATATGGACCCCGAGGAACACGACCTGCACGCGGCCTACGTGTCGCATATTTCGCACGTCACGTCGTTCGCCCTGGCGCTCACCGTACTCGAAAAGGAGCGCGAGGAACGGCATATCTTCGACCTGGCGGGCGGAGGCTTCGAGAGCACCGTGCGGCTGGCAAAAAGCGCCGCGGGGACCTGGGTTCCGATCCTGCTGCGCAACAAATACAACGTGCTGGACGTCCTGCGCGAACACATCCACCAGTTGCAGATCATGCGGCGCATGATCGAGCGGGACGACGCCGAGGGGCTGACCGAGGCGATGCAGCGCGCGAACTCCATCCAGCGCATCCTCCGGTGA
- a CDS encoding acyl carrier protein, whose amino-acid sequence MADVQSKVVEIIVDKLGVKESEVVPGASFTNHLGADSLDTVELIMEFEKAFDIQIPDEDAEKIATVGDAIKYIEEHKK is encoded by the coding sequence ATGGCAGATGTTCAATCAAAAGTTGTCGAGATCATCGTCGACAAGCTGGGTGTCAAGGAGTCGGAGGTAGTGCCCGGAGCAAGCTTCACCAACCACCTGGGTGCGGATTCGCTCGACACCGTGGAGCTGATCATGGAGTTCGAGAAGGCTTTCGACATCCAGATTCCGGACGAGGACGCCGAGAAGATCGCTACCGTCGGCGACGCTATCAAGTACATCGAGGAGCACAAGAAATAA
- a CDS encoding YraN family protein — protein MTTTAETGRAGEHAAAEHLRQAGYEIRDTNWRAGRDELDIVALRGEVLHFVEVKTRRAGSLTPPEAAATQRKFRALTRAAARYLRTAGWQGEVQFDLAAVTLSDDGRADVELIERAMEHHW, from the coding sequence GTGACGACGACGGCCGAGACGGGACGCGCGGGCGAACACGCCGCGGCGGAACACCTGCGGCAGGCGGGATACGAGATCCGCGACACGAACTGGCGGGCGGGACGGGACGAGCTGGACATCGTGGCCCTGCGCGGGGAGGTGCTGCATTTCGTGGAGGTCAAGACCCGTCGAGCCGGGTCGCTCACGCCGCCCGAAGCGGCCGCCACGCAGCGCAAGTTCCGCGCCCTGACCCGCGCAGCGGCCCGCTACCTGCGCACCGCCGGATGGCAGGGCGAGGTGCAGTTCGACCTGGCGGCCGTCACGCTGTCGGACGACGGCCGCGCCGACGTGGAGCTCATCGAGCGGGCGATGGAACACCACTGGTGA
- a CDS encoding 3-deoxy-D-manno-octulosonic acid transferase: MWLYNLGLTLYVWAIRLVAPRHPKARLWIEGRRDLFRRIREAVAPGERIVWMHVASLGEFEQGRPIIEELRRKHPEYKILLTFFSPSGYEIRKNYAGADHIFYLPIDTPRNARRFLDAVHPEIAIFVKYEFWLNLLAELRRRHVRTFIVSAIFRRNSVFFRPYGGMWRQALESFDVLFVQNEESKKLLATLGFDNVLVAGDTRFDRVAEIARAAKRIDLIDRFKGDARLFVAGSTWGPDEELLIRLANDNPEIKFVIAPHEMDEGRIARLIAETRGGALRYTQCTPHTAFGPKQVMILDTVGLLASVYGYATWSYVGGGFGVGIHNTLEAATFGLPVAFGPNYGKFKEARDLVTLGAARSVGNYEELNAWFVPLRDNEEFLQRTSRIAKDYTTRHQGATGIIVRTIFQQ; encoded by the coding sequence ATGTGGCTCTATAATCTCGGGCTGACACTCTATGTATGGGCCATCCGGCTCGTGGCGCCGCGCCATCCGAAGGCCCGGCTCTGGATCGAAGGACGCAGGGACCTCTTCCGCCGCATACGCGAAGCGGTCGCTCCCGGGGAGCGGATCGTCTGGATGCACGTCGCGTCGCTCGGCGAGTTCGAACAGGGCCGCCCGATCATCGAGGAGCTGCGCCGGAAACACCCCGAATACAAAATCCTGCTCACCTTCTTCTCGCCTTCGGGCTACGAAATCCGGAAAAACTATGCCGGAGCCGACCATATCTTCTACCTGCCGATCGACACCCCGCGCAACGCCCGCCGGTTTCTCGACGCCGTACACCCCGAAATCGCCATCTTCGTCAAATACGAGTTCTGGCTGAACCTGCTCGCGGAACTGCGCCGCCGGCATGTGCGGACCTTCATCGTTTCGGCCATCTTCCGCCGCAATTCGGTCTTTTTCCGTCCCTACGGCGGCATGTGGCGGCAGGCGCTCGAATCGTTCGACGTCCTGTTCGTGCAGAACGAGGAGTCGAAAAAACTGCTGGCGACGCTGGGATTCGACAACGTGCTGGTGGCCGGAGACACCCGTTTCGACCGTGTGGCCGAAATCGCCCGAGCCGCCAAACGCATCGACCTCATCGACCGCTTCAAGGGCGACGCACGCCTCTTCGTGGCCGGTTCGACATGGGGTCCGGACGAGGAGCTGCTCATCCGCCTTGCGAACGACAATCCCGAAATCAAGTTCGTCATCGCCCCCCACGAAATGGACGAGGGCCGCATCGCGCGGCTGATCGCCGAGACGCGGGGCGGGGCGCTGCGTTACACGCAATGCACGCCCCACACGGCTTTCGGGCCGAAGCAGGTGATGATCCTCGACACCGTGGGCCTGCTCGCCTCGGTCTACGGCTATGCGACATGGAGCTATGTGGGCGGCGGATTCGGCGTCGGCATCCACAACACGCTCGAAGCGGCGACCTTCGGACTGCCGGTCGCCTTCGGGCCCAATTACGGGAAATTCAAGGAGGCGCGCGATCTGGTGACGCTCGGCGCGGCCCGCTCCGTCGGCAACTACGAAGAGCTGAACGCCTGGTTCGTCCCCCTGCGCGACAACGAGGAGTTCCTCCAGCGCACCAGCCGCATCGCCAAGGACTACACCACGCGCCACCAGGGCGCCACGGGCATCATCGTCCGGACGATCTTCCAACAATAG
- a CDS encoding JAB domain-containing protein: MTTISDKMAARGVGALTDRELLTLLTEDGQRADALLAACGDSLARIAGEGEARLRMIGGLGLRRARLLLAAAEFGRRAVAERAAEADCIATSDDVVRLFRPQLEQLPHEECWAVYLTASNRIIERQRVSQGGVTGTVVDHRIVVKRALELLATQLILIHNHPSGTAEASPQDRALTERIARAAALFDIRLLDHIVIARGGDFSFLRAGLLG; encoded by the coding sequence ATGACGACGATTTCCGACAAGATGGCTGCGCGGGGAGTCGGGGCGCTTACCGACCGGGAACTGCTGACCCTGCTTACGGAGGACGGACAGCGGGCCGACGCGCTGCTGGCGGCCTGCGGGGATTCGCTGGCGCGTATCGCCGGCGAAGGGGAGGCGCGTCTGCGCATGATCGGCGGGTTGGGCCTGCGGCGGGCGCGGCTGTTGCTCGCCGCCGCCGAGTTCGGCCGCCGGGCCGTTGCGGAGCGTGCCGCGGAGGCCGACTGCATCGCCACGAGCGACGACGTGGTGCGGCTGTTCCGGCCGCAGCTCGAACAGTTGCCGCACGAGGAGTGCTGGGCGGTGTACCTCACCGCGTCGAACCGGATCATCGAGCGGCAGCGGGTGAGTCAGGGCGGTGTGACGGGAACGGTCGTCGATCACCGGATCGTGGTCAAGCGCGCCCTGGAGCTGCTCGCCACGCAGCTCATTCTCATTCACAACCATCCCTCCGGAACGGCCGAAGCCAGTCCGCAGGACCGGGCGCTGACCGAGCGGATCGCCCGTGCCGCGGCGCTGTTCGACATCCGCCTGCTGGACCACATCGTCATCGCCCGCGGCGGCGATTTCTCCTTCCTGCGCGCGGGGCTTCTCGGCTGA
- a CDS encoding porin family protein codes for MKKIILLTIAALCAFTAVSAQDKGNWGVGPQIGIYTNTGADGAIFGIGATGRYSFTDTWRIQPSLTALCKSGCSVDIAADVQYLFEVASSWDVYPQAGLSANDIGGWSCGINLGAGTDFNVARNWDLSAGFKWMIQTAKWHKNPIIINIGATYRF; via the coding sequence ATGAAAAAGATCATTCTTCTGACCATCGCCGCGCTGTGCGCATTCACCGCGGTTTCAGCACAGGACAAGGGGAATTGGGGAGTAGGGCCGCAAATCGGCATCTACACCAATACGGGAGCCGACGGTGCCATCTTCGGCATCGGCGCCACGGGACGTTACAGCTTCACCGACACGTGGCGCATCCAGCCGTCGCTCACGGCCCTCTGCAAATCGGGCTGCTCGGTGGATATCGCGGCCGACGTGCAGTACCTCTTCGAGGTCGCAAGTTCGTGGGACGTCTATCCGCAGGCCGGTCTGAGCGCCAACGACATCGGCGGCTGGTCGTGCGGCATCAACCTCGGTGCAGGCACGGACTTCAACGTGGCCCGCAACTGGGACCTCTCGGCCGGATTCAAGTGGATGATCCAGACGGCCAAATGGCACAAGAACCCGATCATCATCAACATCGGCGCCACCTACCGCTTCTGA
- the fabF gene encoding beta-ketoacyl-ACP synthase II produces the protein MTGRRVVVTGIGTINPLGNSIEEYFSNLEKGVSGAAPITHFDAEKFKTRFACEVKNYDPTRYFDRKEVRKYDLFTQYALIAAEQAVADSALDLEKVDKEQVGVIWSSGIGGLKSFFDECLGYAAGDGTPRFSPFFIPRMIADIAAGFISMKYGFMGPNYCTVSACASSNHGMIAAMEAIRYGKADVMVTGGSEAAVNEPSVGGFNSMQALSTRNDDPVHASRPFDKDRDGFVIGEGAGALILEEYEHAKARGAKIYCEIVGGGASADAYHFTAPHPEGKGAMKAMRDAIKDAGITPGEIDYVNVHGTSTPAGDIPELKAVAGVLGDHVYDINISSTKSMTGHLLGAAGAVEALACIFALTHGVVPPTINCENLDPEIDSKLNLTLNTAQKRDVKCALSNTFGFGGHNSTVIFRKL, from the coding sequence ATGACAGGAAGAAGAGTAGTTGTTACGGGTATCGGGACGATCAACCCGCTCGGCAATAGTATTGAGGAGTATTTTTCGAATTTGGAGAAGGGAGTCAGCGGTGCCGCGCCCATTACTCATTTCGACGCTGAGAAATTTAAGACACGCTTCGCTTGTGAAGTAAAGAATTACGACCCGACCCGGTATTTCGACCGGAAGGAAGTGCGCAAGTACGACCTTTTCACCCAGTACGCTCTGATCGCGGCCGAGCAGGCCGTGGCGGATTCGGCCCTCGATCTCGAGAAGGTCGATAAGGAGCAGGTGGGCGTCATCTGGAGTTCGGGTATCGGAGGACTCAAGTCGTTCTTCGATGAATGTCTGGGCTATGCCGCCGGGGATGGAACCCCGCGGTTTAGCCCGTTCTTTATTCCCCGCATGATCGCCGACATCGCGGCCGGTTTCATCTCCATGAAGTACGGCTTCATGGGGCCGAACTACTGCACCGTGTCGGCCTGCGCTTCGTCCAACCACGGCATGATCGCCGCCATGGAGGCCATCCGCTACGGCAAGGCCGACGTGATGGTCACGGGCGGCTCGGAAGCCGCCGTGAACGAGCCTTCGGTGGGCGGTTTCAACTCCATGCAGGCGCTTTCGACGCGCAACGACGATCCCGTGCACGCTTCGCGTCCGTTCGACAAGGACCGCGACGGCTTCGTGATCGGCGAGGGTGCGGGCGCGCTGATTCTGGAGGAGTACGAGCACGCCAAGGCGCGCGGGGCGAAGATCTACTGCGAGATCGTGGGCGGAGGCGCTTCGGCCGACGCCTACCATTTCACGGCGCCCCATCCCGAGGGCAAGGGGGCCATGAAGGCGATGCGCGACGCCATCAAGGACGCCGGCATCACCCCCGGGGAGATCGACTATGTGAACGTGCACGGAACTTCGACCCCTGCGGGCGACATTCCCGAGCTGAAGGCCGTCGCTGGCGTATTGGGCGACCACGTGTACGACATCAACATCTCCTCGACCAAATCCATGACGGGACACCTGCTGGGTGCCGCCGGCGCCGTGGAGGCTCTGGCCTGCATCTTCGCGCTGACGCACGGCGTCGTGCCCCCGACGATCAACTGCGAGAACCTCGATCCCGAGATCGACTCGAAGCTGAACCTCACGCTCAACACGGCGCAGAAGCGCGACGTGAAGTGTGCGCTGAGCAATACGTTCGGCTTCGGCGGCCACAACTCGACGGTCATTTTCCGCAAGCTCTAA